Proteins encoded within one genomic window of Xiphophorus maculatus strain JP 163 A chromosome 11, X_maculatus-5.0-male, whole genome shotgun sequence:
- the ncf1 gene encoding neutrophil cytosol factor 1 — protein sequence MEEIYVRHVELLGFEKRFFPSQHYVYRLMVKWSDESEKLIYRTYPEIHTFHKSLKEMFPIEAGQIDKRDRVIPSLPAPRWVESQKSREIRKITLAEYCESLINLPAHISRCKHLSSFFKVRPEDENPPAPNTMKRNDTFVESRELTRATASEISGPIILDTYRVIADFEKTSKHELNLYTGDFVEIVEKNQNGWWFCQCESKRGWVPASYLEPLDGPEEAEEPEPDYEGELHVIIQAYQAEQEDEISLEVGDTVEVIHKLLDGWWVVRKGEETGHYPSMFLQKSDSKNETDRTNLRGQRPPPRRSTIRNAKSIHSKSRQKLSQDAYRRNSRRYLQQKGVTPPKQNSGKVPLKERKNEDNIPEVSESSSESELKKEAPVIPPRPSPELILERCTDGTRKKMSIHKSRSSSSS from the exons ATGGAGGAGATCTACGTCAGGCATGTGGAGCTACTCGGCTTCGAGAAACGCTTCTTTCCAAGTCAGCACTAC GTATACAGACTGATGGTGAAATGGAGCGATGAGTCAGAGAAGCTGATCTACAGGACGTATCCTGAGATCCACACTTTTCAT AAATCTCTGAAGGAAATGTTTCCCATTGAAGCTGGACAAATAGACAAGAGGGACAGAGTAATTCCATCACTGccag CCCCACGGTGGGTGGAAAGCCAGAAGTCCAGAGAAATCAGGAAGATCACCTTAGCCGAGTACTGTGAGTCTCTCATCAACTTGCCGGCTCACATCTCCCGCTGCAAACATTTGTCCTCCTTCTTCAAGGTCCGACCTGAGGACGAAAACCCACCTGCACCAAACAC aatgaaaagaaatgacacGTTTGTGGAGTCCAGGGAGCTCACCAGAGCCACTGCTTCAG AAATTTCTGGACCCATCATCCTGGACACCTACAGAGTCATTGCAGACTTTGAGAAGACGTCGAAACATGAGCTCAACCTCTACACCGGAGACTTTGTGGAAATCGTGGAGAAAAATCAGAATG GTTGGTGGTTCTGTCAGTGTGAATCCAAACGAGGCTGGGTCCCTGCTTCCTACCTGGAACCACTCGATGGAccggaggaggcagaggaaccTGAACCGGACTATGAAG GAGAACTGCATGTCATCATCCAAGCATACCAGGCAGAGCAGGAGGATGAGATTTCTCTGGAGGTGGGAGACACTGTGGAGGTCATTCACAAACTGCTGGATGGGTGGTGGGTCGTCAG AAAAGGAGAAGAGACTGGTCATTACCCTTCCATGTTCCTGCAGAAGTCTGAcagtaaaaatgaaactgacaGGACAAACCTGCGAGGACAGAGACCTCCACCTCGCAG GTCCACCATCAGAAATGCCAAAAGCATCCACAGCAAATCCAGGCAGAAACTAAGTCAGGACGCCTATCGCAGGAACAGTAGGCGTTACTTGCAGCAGAAAGGTGTCACCCCTCCAAAACAGAACTCTGGGAAGGTGCCACTGAAGGAGAGGAAGAATGAGG ACAACATTCCCGAAGTGTCTGAATCCAGTTCAGAAAGTGAACTGAAGAAAGAAGCTCCAGTCATCCCACCGCGGCCCAGCCCGGAGCTCATCCTGGAGCGCTGCACCGACGGCACTCGCAAGAAAATGAGCATTCATAAGTCGCGCTCCAGCTCTTCCAGTTAG